The following are from one region of the Harpia harpyja isolate bHarHar1 chromosome 4, bHarHar1 primary haplotype, whole genome shotgun sequence genome:
- the CCDC43 gene encoding coiled-coil domain-containing protein 43 produces the protein MAAPGGEAAGGFAAWLAARLEALGLDRAVYGAYIQGLLREEESDEERLEALRGVLAACLEEDLLNDVCREVVEKWSESQIVDAKEKKEDEIQAIASMMEKQAKIVVKPKEVSQEEKQRKAALLAQYANVTDEEDGEDEQDGSTATAVNIGSEKSLFRNTNVEDVLNARKLERELLRDEFQKKKEQDKLQREKDKLAKQERKEKEKKRTQKGERKR, from the exons atggcggcgcccggTGGGGAGGCGGCGGGTGGCTTCGCGGCTTGGCTGGCGGCGCGGCTGGAGGCGCTGGGCCTTGACCGCGCCGTCTACGGTGCCTACATCCAGGGGCTGCTCCGCGAGGAGGAGAGCGACGAGGAGCGGCTGGAGGCGCTGCGCGGCGTCCTGGCCGCCTGCCTG GAAGAAGATCTCTTAAACGATGTTTGCAGGGAAGTAGTCGAGAAGTGGTCTGAATCTCAGATTGTTGACgccaaagagaaaaaagaag ATGAGATCCAAGCCATTGCCAGCATGATGGAGAAGCAGGCCAAGATTGTGGTGAAGCCAAAGGAGGTGTCccaggaagagaagcagaggaaagctgCCCTCCTGGCCCAGTATGCCAATGTGACGGATGAGGAAGA TGGTGAGGATGAACAGGATGGATCGACTGCAACAGCAGTAAATATTGGATCAGAAAAAT CGCTGTTCCGAAACACAAACGTGGAGGATGTCTTGAATGCCAGGAAGCTGGAACGGGAGCTACTGCGAGATGagttccagaagaaaaaagagcaagatAAACTCCAGCGAGAGAAGGATAAGCTAGCCAAGCAGGAgcggaaggaaaaggagaagaaaaggacacAAAAAGGCGAGCGGAAGCGATAG